A stretch of Polypterus senegalus isolate Bchr_013 chromosome 5, ASM1683550v1, whole genome shotgun sequence DNA encodes these proteins:
- the ccr9a gene encoding C-C chemokine receptor type 9a — MDYLTTSSDYDYSATSTTDENTYCDKTSVRDFQAMYAPILYWIVCLLGALGNLLVVGIYAHFKNRLKTMTDVYLLNLAIADLLFLFTLPFWAVSANRHWLFGIGMCKLVHFIYRINFFSCMLLLTCISVDRYFAIVQAAKAQKSKVKRLLYSKLVCIGVWLLAGLLSVPEVIFAKTRGDSEESSCELVYPAALSKSLKIFVSAIQVCVGFFIPFIVMAFCYSVIVKTLLQAKNFEKHKALKVIIAVVAVFVVSQLPYNSLLIVKAIDVANATITDCEIVKKIDIAHQVTQSIAYMHCCLNPILYAFIGVRFRNDLIKILRSVHCISQKKMNNFFSGPKRSSMLSETEVTGALSL; from the exons ATG GACTATCTTACTACGTCCTCTGACTATGACTACAGTGCAACTTCTACCACTGATGAAAACACCTATTGTGACAAGACATCTGTGAGAGATTTTCAAGCAATGTACGCTCCAATTTTGTACTGGATCGTCTGTTTGTTGGGTGCCCTAGGCAACTTATTAGTTGTCGGTATCTATGCCCATTTCAAAAACCGCCTGAAGACAATGACAGATGTGTATTTGCTGAACCTTGCCATAGCAGATCTCCTCTTCCTCTTCACCCTACCTTTCTGGGCAGTGAGTGCTAACAGACACTGGCTTTTTGGGATTGGCATGTGCAAACTCGTACATTTTATCTACAGGATCAACTTTTTTAGCTGCATGCTGCTTCTCACGTGCATAAGTGTTGACCGGTATTTTGCCATTGTCCAAGCTGCAAAGGCCCAGAAGTCTAAAGTTAAGCGGCTTCTCTACAGCAAGCTGGTTTGTATAGGTGTTTGGTTGCTAGCTGGATTGTTATCTGTTCCAGaggtcatttttgctaaaaccAGAGGGGACTCTGAAGAAAGTTCATGTGAATTGGTCTACCCAGCAGCTCTAAGTAAAAGTCTGAAAATTTTTGTTTCTGCCATACAAGTTTGTGTTGGCTTCTTCATTCCCTTCATTGTGATGGCATTTTGTTACTCTGTGATTGTCAAGACCCTATTGCAagcaaaaaactttgaaaaacatAAGGCACTGAAGGTTATAATTGCTGTGGTGGCTGTTTTTGTTGTTTCACAACTGCCTTACAATAGCTTATTGATTGTAAAAGCCATAGATGTTGCCAATGCCACTATCACCGACTGTGAAATCGTGAAGAAGATCGACATTGCACACCAGGTGACACAGAGTATAGCATATATGCACTGTTGTCTCAATCCTATTTTGTACGCCTTCATCGGTGTACGCTTTAGAAATGACCTGATCAAAATCCTTAGGTCAGTGCACTGCATAAGTCAAAAGAAGATGAACAACTTTTTCTCTGGTCCTAAGAGATCCTCAATGTTGTCAGAAACAGAAGTCACGGGAGCCTTATCTCTATAG